CGACTGTACGACCCGCTTCGTCCCGCTGAAGCACCGTGCGGCAGGGGAGTACAGAGACGTTCCCCTCCCGCCGTTCCTCGCCGATGAAATCGACGCGCATCTCCGAGAGTGGGGCACGGCGATGGCGTCCGGGCTGGAGGTCCTGTTCCCGCCACGCGACCGTGGCAAGGGCACCATGCCCACGGCGAACACGTACACGTACCACTTCCGAAAGGCACTCAAGGATGTAGGGGTGGTGAAACCGGACGGGAGCCCGAAGTACACACCGCACTGCCTGCGCCACTTCTTCGCCTCCACCGCCCTCGCCGCCAGCATCCCCATCCACGAGGTCTCCCGCTGGCTCGGACACAAGTCGATCAAAACCACGGTCGACATCTACGGGCACCTCGTCCCAGCCTCCTGGGACCGGTGCCGCACCGTCATGCAGACCGCTCTGCGTCCTGAAACGGTCGACTCATAGCCGAGCCAAATACCGTGGGGAGTCTGTTGGAGCCAACCCGCTGGCGCGGGGCCGACTTCGCACGAACCACCCGCAGGTGCGCGTACTTGACCATCCCCGTGTGCATGGGGCCGATGCTTTCTGACCGGACACCCCATGAAAGTTGTTATTTGGCAAATATTCCATTCGTCTGAATCAAATGAAGTACTCGAAATCCAACTCCTCTGCCAGTAAAGTCGCAGGTCGTCGAGTCTGCTCCCCGCACGCGCGGGGATGGTCCCTGCTTCAGCGCCCGCGTCCGGTCGCCCAGATCCTGCTCCCCGCACGCGCGGGGATGGTCCCGGCGAGGACTGGAGTGCGGCCCGCGCCGCGAGCTGCTCCCCGCACGCGCGGGGATGGTCCCCATGGAGCTCACCGGCCGCACCGACTGGCTGGCTGCTCCCCGCGCGCGCGGGGATGGTCCCGCTGCTGTGGAATGCGGGAGATGAGTCCCCGACTGCTCGCCGCACGCGCGGGGATGGTCCCACATCACGGACGCCCACTTCTGCCTGGTAACACTGCTCCCCGCACGCGCGGGGATGGTCCCGCGCACTGCGTCGCCTCCTCGGCGGGGGCCTCCTGCTCCCCGCACGCGCGGGGATGGTCCCTGTTCCTGACGTCCCAGATCAGCGCCTACTATCTGCTCCCCGCACGCGCGGGGATGGTCCCGTCGCGGCCACGTCCCCGAAGGCGCGCACCTCCTGCTCCCCGCACGCGCGGGGATGGTCCTCATGCGGAGGGGGAGTCACCCAAATTTGGGTGCTGCTCCCCGCACGCGCGGGGATGGTCCCTTGGTGGCGGACAGCAGCCCTCGGGCGTGCGCCTGCTCCCCGCACGCGCGGGGATGGTCCCATCCCGTAGGCCTTGCGGACAGTGATGTCGCTCTGCTCCCCGCACGCGCGGGGATGGTCCCGGCAGCAGCGGGGCGCGGGACGGCATGCAGGCCTGCTCCCCGCACGCGCGGGGATGGTCCCGGCGGCGGCGCCTTGAAGTCGGCGCCGCACGGCTGCTCCCCGCACGCGCGGGGATGGTCCCGCGGTGCCGCGCCCCTTCGAGATCTCGATCAGCTGCTCCCCGCACGCGCGGGGATGGTCCCAGTCGAGGCCCGCCGCGCGCTCCGGGGTCGGGCTGCTCCCCGCACGCGCGGGGATGGTCCCATGAGGGGGAAGGTGAGGCCGCCGCGGGTGATCTGCTCCCCGCACGCGCGGGGATGGTCCCCACCGAACGGAAGCGTTGCTCTTGCTCAGCGTCTGCTCCCCGCACGCGCGGGGATGGTCCCTCCAGGCACTCACGCTGGAAATCGGGGTGTCGCTGCTCCCCGCACGCGCGGGGATGGTCCCGACGGCCCAGGCCTGGCCGCCTCGCTGGCCCGCTGCTCCCCGCACGCGCGGGGATGGTCCCGCGGACTCCGATGCGCCGCCCTGGGGCGTGATCTGCTCCCCGCACGCGCGGGGATGGTCCCACGACATGGCCACGGTCGTCGGCGGGGTTGGACTGCTCCCCGCACGCGCGGGGATGGTCCCGTGGAGATTTGAGCGAGATCGAGGCGAGACTTCTGCTCCCCGCACCCGCAGGGATGGCTCTGGCGCCGAACGTCTGAGGCGCTGGGGCTGGCACTGCTCTCTGCCCCGCAGGGGGTGGCCCCGTGGTGAGAACGGCTCAGGGCGTGGAACTGGGTCGCTGCCGTAATGCCATATGCCGAGCTTCGCCCACCGTACGGGCCTCCGGCGACGGGAATTGCGGACTGCTACTGCGTAAGCAGTCGCGATGAGCTTGTCGCTGTCTTGTGCGGGATGTCCGCGCCACGGTAGGGACTTAAGGTGCTTTATGGGATGTTAAATGCCACTTTTACCCAGTTAGTGCATGGGGAAGGTGTGGGATCGAGCCGTTCACGATCTTTGTGGGCTGGCAAGCCGGATCAAGACGGAGACGGTCCCCGCGGGGATGGTCCCGCTCGCCGGGACGGCTTCCGCGCCGTAGTCCAGTCGCCCCCGCACCTGTCTGGATGACCCGTACCCGTAGTGTCAGAGCGGGGCTCCTCCCACATCGTCTGGCGACGTTGAGTAGTGGCCGCTCAGCCAATGTCCCTCTGCTTCATGGCACTTGGGTTGGCGGGTTCTCGTGTGTCGGACGTGTGTGACGCCCTTCGCGCTTGCTATGAATGTGGGCCTTGCGGAGCGGGATCATCTGTGTCCGTCCGCCGTTGCGCCACTCAAGTGAGAAGGCGCCAGGTTCACGGCCAGGTTCACGGGGAGGGTGGATGGGGGAGGGCGAGGTCGTAGTCGTTCATCTGGTGCGATTCGAGGCGTGGAACATTGAGCGTTTCATGTTCGTCACGAACAAGCGGCGCGAGATCGCCGGGGCTTCGGAACTGATCACTTACGTGGACTTCCAGTGGGTCGGTAGCGCGCTCCGAGGTCTGCACCCCGGCTTCGATGCCTCGTGGCAGATTGAGAAGCGTCCGGTCGAGTTGTTGCAGACCGGGGCCGGAACCGCCGACGTATTGGTGCGTGATCGCGACGAGGCCCGTCGCCTGGTGACCGAGGTGACCCTGGCGGCGCTTGAGGACGCGCCGGGGCTTGAGGTGTGCGGGGTGGTCACGGAGGCTTTCGACTGGTCGGAGCCTGGTGCGCTGCATGCGGCCCTGCAGGATGCCGGGCGGCGGATGACGCCCGCCCGTACCTCGCTGCCTGGGCCGGACGCCCGCTTCCTGAGGCTCCCGGTGGTGGAGGACTGCGCCACGACCGGACTTCCGGCGGCGGGCCTGGTGCCGCAGCCCCTGGACGATGGTGAGGAAGTGCCCCGGTGGGAGCCTCGCTCGGCTGAGAGCCAGGCCAAGTGGGTCGCCTTCGGTAAGGAGGACGAGAGGGTAGGGCTCGACCGGCTGGCCTCGCTGGTCGGCGAGGAGCCGAGGGTCCTCAAGCAAGTGGTCGAGTACCTTTCCAACGGGCCGGAATGGATGGGCGTCGTCTACGCGGACGGAAACGGCCTGGGATCGGTGTTCGGGCACTTCGAGGAGTGTGTGGAAGGCGATACCAACCGCGCCTACGCGGACACCCTCAAAGGCTTCGCTTCCGGCCTGCAACGCTGTGCCCAACAGGCCTTCCGCGAATCGGTCGCGCAACTGCTGGACGCGGGCGCCCTGCTCCCGGACGGCGGCTCGGCTCCGGTACTGCCGCTGATCCTCGGCGGAGACGACCTCGTCGCCCTGTGCGCCGGTGAATGGGCGCTCACCTTCACGGAACTCTATCTGCGCGCGTTCGAGCGGCTCACCGCAGCGGCCCCGGAGATCAGCGGGCCGTTGGCGCGCCGGGGGCTGGGCCCGGGGCTCGCCATGTCGGCGGGGGTGGCGATCGTCAAGGCGAACTTCCCGTTCGCCACGGCGCAGACCTTGGCCTACCAGCTGATGCGCGAGGCGAAAGAGGTGAAGCGGGCCGTTCATGGCGTTCCGTGCTCGTCGCTGTCGTTCCATGTGCTCTACGACAGTACGCAGGCAACCCTGCCGCGGATCCGCGGGCAGCAGGAGTTCGAGTGCGGGCGGCTGGTGGCGCAGCCGTATGTGGTGAGTGATGTCCCCGACGAGGGGTTGGGCTGGGTGCGCGGGCGGCGCTGGCAGGACTTGGGGCGTCGTGTGGCCGCCCTCACGGCGAGGGACGAGGAAGGCGAGCGGCGGCTTCCGACCTCGCAGATGCATGATCTTCGATCCTCTCTGTTCGCCGGTCCGCGCGTGGCCGACGCCCGGTTCATGAACCTGCTGGGCCGCTTCGCCGGGCGGGGACTGGAGGAGCTGACGGTCGAGTCGGAGAGTCTGTTCTGGCACGAGCCCGCCGTGGACGGTGAAGGCCAGGGGCGGCTGGTGACCGGCCTTCTGGATGCGATGAACGCTGAGGGTTTTCTCCCCGAATCCTTGATCGGCGGCACAGCCGTGCTGGAGGGGCGATGAGTACGAGGCTGGAGTTGCCGGTCACGCTGACGATGCTCAGCGACTGGCACATCGGTTCCGGCGCCGGTACGCCTGGGCGGGTGCAGGCGGGCGTGCAGCGCGACATGGACGGACTGCCCTACGTGCCCGCCTCGACGTTCGCCGGTGTGTGGCGTGATGCTTGTGAGAGCGTGGTGTTCGCTCTGGACGGCGGGTGCCAGGAGGACTGGCACGCATGGCTTGAGTTCCTGTTCGGTAGCCAGCCGTCGCAGGAGACCCGAAGGGGCGTGCCCCTTATGCGTATCGGCGCGCCACGACCGGCGGCACTCGTGGTGGACTCGCTCCACTTCCCGTCGTCTGTACGGCGCGCGCTTCGCGACAAGCCGTCTCTGGTGGCCGCCGCGGTGTTCCTCAAACCCGGTGTCAAGGTCGACGCCGGCAGCGGCCGCGCCGAGGACGGAACCCTCCGCTACGAGGAGATGGCCCGTGGCGGCACGGCGCTGACCGGACAGGTGCAGGTGTCCACCGAGGCCGACCTTGATGAGGAGCAGTTGTACTGTGCCGCTGCTCTGCTGGACGCGAGCGCCCGACTGCTGGAAGGCGTGGGACACCGGCGAAGGCGCGGCGCGGGTCGCTGCCGGCTCATGGTCGGCTCCCTGCCGGCGAACTGGCAGTGGCTCCGTCAGCACAGGGTTCCCCCCGCGGTCCCGTCCGTGACCGAGGGCACGGCTCCTCGCGGGCTCCCGACTCCTGCCGCCGACCGGGATCAGGCCCGGTGGGAGGTGGCAGACCTGCGCATGCTGCTGCGCCGTCCGGTGATCGCCCATCAGAGAAAGGTCGGCAACGAGGTCCGGAGCCTGGACTACGTGCCGGGCAGGCTGATGCTGCCCGCCGTCCTTCGGTCGTTGTCCTCACCGGGGGCGGCCATGGCCGCCCGAGCGGGCGATCTCGTCATCACCGACGCCACGGTCGAGGTGGACGGAGGAGCGGGAGAGCCAGCTCCGCTGGCTCTGGTACGTGAGAAGAACGATCCTGTGGTCCGGCAGTTCAACCTGATGACCGAGGCAGTTCCCGAAGGTGTGCAGACGGTGCCGTTCGACAACGAGTTCTTGGGTCCGTATCGGCCCGGGGCACCGCTGTCCGCTGTCACCTGTGAGACGGCCGAGTACACGCACAACGTCATATCCGACTTGGAGCAACGGCCGGTGCGCGACATCGGCGGCCTGTTCACCTACCAGGCCATCGCGGCGGGCACGGTCCTGAGGGCCCAGGTCCGGGTCCGCAGCGGAATACTCGAACCGGGCTGGCAGAAGCGCCTCACCGGCCGGTGGCGGTTGGGGATGGCCCGAAGAGGCGGCTACGGCCTGACGGAGGTGACTGCCGGCGAGCTTCCCGTCCCCGCTCCCCGCCCCCTGCCGAGCGCACGCGGGCAGCTGCGGGTGCGTCTCCTGTCGGACGTCCTGGTGAACGACGAGCGGCTGCGGCCCAGCACCAGCCCGGCACACCTGGCTGCCGAGCTTGGCCGTGCGCTGGGTGTGACGCTTCGTCCTGCGGACGAGGAGGTAGCGGAAAGGCCCGTGCGTGTCTCGGAACGCCGCCGCTCGGACTCCTGGCACAGCAAGTGGGGTCTGCCCCGCGCCAGCATGCTGGGCATGCGGGGCGGCAGTTGCCTGACCTGCGACGTCGTGGACGGCGTGGTGACAGCGGAAGCCGTCAGTCGTGTGGAGCTCTCCGGCATCGGGCTGCGTCGGGCCGAGGGGTACGGACAGGTGAGGATCGCCGATGCGCTGCTGGAGGCTGCGTTCGGTGAGCGCGGCGGCGCAGGCTGCGGAACCGACCGCGGCAGCAAGGATGACCTCGACGACACGGCGCCCGCTCCGATCGGAGCGGGGGAGACCGGGACCGAAGAGTCCGGCGACTGCGACGGGACGCTGCTTGTGCTGGAGGATGCCGCTTGGCGCACCTGGATCCAGCATGCCTGCGAGACTCTCGCAAGCTCGGCCGCCGGCCGTGCTCAGGCCATTGGCTCCGGCTACGAAGAGGTTCCGCAGGCTCAGTTGGGCACCCTGCGGATGCTTGCCGGCCAGGTACGGGCCCCGGAAGAGCCGAGGACGATGGCCTGGCTGCGTGGCCTGGACCGGCTCCAGGGCGTCAGCAGCGAACGCCGCGGCCCTTGGCCGAAGAAAACCGTGGACCACCTCCGCCGCATGCTCACCGACAGCGACGAGGTATGGGCATGCCTTGGTCTTCCCAAGGAACAGAGCCGGCTCCTCACGCACCCTGACCGGGCCGACGGCATGAAGAAGCGGCTGTGGGCGCACGCCGTGCGCACCCTGCTCGACGACTGTCTCACCGCGCACACACGGGCGGCCGAGACGGGAGAGGGTGTCTGACATGTCCGTCCACGTGGAACGTGCCGTCGTCCGGCGCCTGCGCGTCCGGGGCTGGCTGCGCGCCCTGAGCCCCCTGCACGTCGGCGGTGCCGGGCATGACCCGAACGCCCCGCTGCCCGTCGCCGTCGACGGACAGGGACGCCTGTACGTTCCAGGCAGTGGCCTGACTGGCGCACTCCGCACACTGCTGAGTGCTGGCCGCGCCGCTGCGGAATCGAACTCGCTGTGGGGGTACGCCGAACCGAGGACACGGCACGCGGCAGTCAGCAGGTTCGTGGTTCGCGACGCCCTCATCTGCGCCGCGCCGTCCCTGGACGACAACGGAGAACCCGCTGCGCTGCTGGACCCGGCTCGGGTGGAGACGCGTTTCTCGGTCGGCATCGACCGGGTCCGGGGCGTCGCCGCCCACGGGTTCCTCCACGCACGGGCGGTGGTGCCCAGGAGTTCCTTCCTCCGCTTCGAACTCGACCTGAACAGCGGCACCCGCGATCACTGGGAGGACGACCGATGTGAGATCCGGCGGCTCCTGGCCGTGCTCACCGACCGCCGTCTGCGTCTGGGCGCG
The nucleotide sequence above comes from Streptomyces sp. TS71-3. Encoded proteins:
- a CDS encoding RAMP superfamily CRISPR-associated protein, with protein sequence MPVTLTMLSDWHIGSGAGTPGRVQAGVQRDMDGLPYVPASTFAGVWRDACESVVFALDGGCQEDWHAWLEFLFGSQPSQETRRGVPLMRIGAPRPAALVVDSLHFPSSVRRALRDKPSLVAAAVFLKPGVKVDAGSGRAEDGTLRYEEMARGGTALTGQVQVSTEADLDEEQLYCAAALLDASARLLEGVGHRRRRGAGRCRLMVGSLPANWQWLRQHRVPPAVPSVTEGTAPRGLPTPAADRDQARWEVADLRMLLRRPVIAHQRKVGNEVRSLDYVPGRLMLPAVLRSLSSPGAAMAARAGDLVITDATVEVDGGAGEPAPLALVREKNDPVVRQFNLMTEAVPEGVQTVPFDNEFLGPYRPGAPLSAVTCETAEYTHNVISDLEQRPVRDIGGLFTYQAIAAGTVLRAQVRVRSGILEPGWQKRLTGRWRLGMARRGGYGLTEVTAGELPVPAPRPLPSARGQLRVRLLSDVLVNDERLRPSTSPAHLAAELGRALGVTLRPADEEVAERPVRVSERRRSDSWHSKWGLPRASMLGMRGGSCLTCDVVDGVVTAEAVSRVELSGIGLRRAEGYGQVRIADALLEAAFGERGGAGCGTDRGSKDDLDDTAPAPIGAGETGTEESGDCDGTLLVLEDAAWRTWIQHACETLASSAAGRAQAIGSGYEEVPQAQLGTLRMLAGQVRAPEEPRTMAWLRGLDRLQGVSSERRGPWPKKTVDHLRRMLTDSDEVWACLGLPKEQSRLLTHPDRADGMKKRLWAHAVRTLLDDCLTAHTRAAETGEGV